One window of Mucilaginibacter inviolabilis genomic DNA carries:
- a CDS encoding GAF domain-containing sensor histidine kinase, with protein MANIETDFMADVEAVSSIDAVPSILEVICRTTGMGFAAVARVTSDRWIACAVRDEIQFGLKPGSELKVETTICHEIRQNHQAVVIDHVVEDELYAHHHTPAMYGIQSYISMPIMLKDGSFFGTLCAIDPRPARLKNPETIGMFKLFAELIAFHLNAIERLALSESKLKDELKTAELREQFIAILGHDLRNPLGAVSNVAQLLLRMPLDERTKRLATIVQDSSYRMKEMIENILDFASGRLGGGITLIRKNDEPLADTLNQVLTELRLIWPDRVINVQLHITQPVNCDRRRIAQLFSNLLSNALAHGEKDTPIDVKAFTVENGFVLSVSNFAEQISEEIMERLFQPFSRGDIKPGQKGLGLGLYIASEIANAHEGTLTVSSADGEVCFTLQIPVK; from the coding sequence TTGGCAAATATTGAAACGGATTTTATGGCTGATGTTGAGGCTGTAAGCAGTATAGACGCAGTACCCTCCATATTAGAAGTTATTTGCCGAACCACGGGAATGGGCTTTGCCGCGGTAGCCCGGGTTACCTCAGACAGGTGGATAGCCTGTGCTGTTCGTGATGAGATACAATTTGGCCTAAAACCCGGTAGTGAATTAAAAGTAGAAACCACCATTTGCCATGAAATACGCCAAAATCACCAGGCCGTTGTAATTGACCATGTAGTCGAGGATGAGCTTTACGCACATCACCATACCCCGGCAATGTATGGCATCCAGAGCTATATTTCTATGCCAATTATGCTTAAGGACGGAAGCTTTTTTGGTACATTGTGCGCTATCGACCCCCGGCCGGCCCGTTTAAAGAATCCTGAAACCATAGGTATGTTTAAACTTTTTGCCGAGTTGATCGCTTTCCATCTGAATGCAATAGAGCGGCTTGCGCTAAGTGAGTCGAAGTTGAAGGATGAGCTCAAAACCGCAGAGCTGCGCGAACAGTTTATTGCTATACTGGGGCATGATCTGCGTAATCCACTTGGGGCAGTTTCAAACGTAGCCCAACTGTTATTGCGGATGCCGCTTGATGAACGTACCAAGCGTTTGGCCACCATTGTGCAGGATTCATCATACCGGATGAAGGAAATGATTGAGAATATCCTTGATTTTGCAAGTGGCCGATTGGGTGGGGGAATTACCCTGATCCGGAAAAATGATGAACCTTTGGCAGATACACTTAACCAGGTACTCACCGAGCTAAGATTAATATGGCCCGATCGTGTTATCAATGTTCAACTCCATATAACTCAGCCGGTAAATTGTGATAGAAGGCGCATAGCCCAGTTGTTTTCAAATTTATTAAGTAATGCGCTCGCGCATGGAGAAAAGGACACTCCGATTGATGTAAAGGCTTTTACTGTTGAGAACGGGTTTGTTTTGTCGGTATCTAATTTTGCTGAGCAAATATCCGAAGAAATCATGGAACGACTTTTTCAGCCATTTTCACGCGGAGATATTAAGCCTGGCCAAAAGGGGTTAGGGCTCGGTTTATACATTGCCTCTGAAATTGCCAATGCGCATGAAGGCACGCTTACGGTAAGCTCTGCTGATGGAGAGGTTTGTTTCACTTTACAAATACCAGTAAAATAG